A window of the Cannabis sativa cultivar Pink pepper isolate KNU-18-1 chromosome X, ASM2916894v1, whole genome shotgun sequence genome harbors these coding sequences:
- the LOC133031797 gene encoding uncharacterized protein LOC133031797 yields the protein MKSYEAEIAGYKSELFANLRGKAERVVEIGIGTDPNLRYYGGDKGVQVFGVDPNKKMEKYAKSSAIAAGLPIQNFKFIQDVCSICHLKLHFVFVCLSNEP from the exons ATGAAATCTTATGAAGCTGAG ATTGCAGGTTACAAGTCTGAGCTGTTTGCTAATTTGAGAGGAAAGGCTGAAAGAGTGGTAGAGATTGGGATTGGGACGGATCCAAATCTTAGGTACTATGGTGGAGATAAAGGTGTCCAAGTTTTTGGGGTGGATCCAAACAAAAAGATGGAGAAATATGCCAAGTCTTCTGCCATTGCTGCTGGTTTGCCGATTCAGAATTTTAAGTTTATACAAGATGTATGTTCAATTTGTCATCTGAAATTGCATTTTGTGTTTGTTTGTCTTAGCAATGAACCATAA